Proteins encoded together in one Lathyrus oleraceus cultivar Zhongwan6 chromosome 5, CAAS_Psat_ZW6_1.0, whole genome shotgun sequence window:
- the LOC127083948 gene encoding anthranilate synthase alpha subunit 1, chloroplastic — translation MMLSSTLPFSPISAQSCFTMQSLTVSNRLVVPSSGSRLSPARLAGVSVRGGGRLLPCATLRSSSIAASSIGEEFDGRREFVEASKSGNLIPIYQCIFADQLTPVLAYRILVDKDDREAPSFLFESAEPNSESSNVGRYSVVGARPSMEIVAKENKVTVMDHVSGHLTEEIVDDPMVIPRKISQEWRPVLNDQLPDAFCGGLAGYFSYDTIRYVEKKKLPFSDAPKDDRNLADIHLGLYETVIVFDHVEKKAYVILWVRTDRYSSAESAYEDGTKQLNKLVAKLQDDKHTRLAPGAVGLKTRQFGPPLKESTMTPDAYKEAVLQAKEHIKAGDIFQVVLSQRFERRTFADPFEVYRALRVVNPSPYMTYLQARGCILAASSPEILARIKNKKIVNRPLAGTCKRGNTPQEDEELSAKLLKDKKQCAEHVMLVDLGRNDVGKVAKSGSVKVEKLMNVERYSHVMHISSTVTGELQDNLTCWDALRAALPVGTVSGAPKVRAMQLIDELEVARRGPYSGGFGYISFSGDMDIALALRTIIFPTGTRYDTMYSYKDLNKRQEWIAYLQAGAGIVADSDPNDEHQECQNKAAGLARSIDLAEAAFVDK, via the exons ATGATGCTTTCTTCTACGCTTCCTTTTTCCCCCATTTCTGCTCAATCATGCTTCACAATGCAATCCCTAACGGTTTCTAACCGCCTTGTGGTTCCTTCTTCCGGTAGCCGTTTATCTCCGGCGAGGCTCGCCGGCGTTTCAGTTCGTGGTGGTGGTCGTTTACTCCCTTGTGCTACATTGAGGTCGTCTTCAATCGCAGCTTCATCTATTG GTGAAGAATTCGATGGAAGAAGGGAGTTTGTTGAGGCTTCGAAAAGTGGGAACTTGATTCCTATCTATCAGTGTATATTCGCTGATCAGCTTACTCCTGTTCTTGCTTACCGGATCTTGGTTGATAAGGATGACCGGGAAGCTCCAAGTTTTCTTTTCGAGTCTGCTGAGCCTAATTCAGAGTCTTCCAATGTG GGGCGTTATAGTGTTGTGGGAGCTCGACCATCAATGGAAATTGTTGCAAAAGAAAATAAGGTTACAGTGATGGACCATGTCTCTGGTCATTTAACTGAGGAGATCGTTGATGATCCTATGGTGATTCCCAGAAAAATCTCACAGGAGTGGAGACCAGTTCTTAATGATCAACTTCCAGATGCATTCTGTG GTGGTTTGGCAGGTTATTTCTCTTATGACACAATTCGCTATGTGGAAAAGAAAAAGCTACCATTTTCCGACGCCCCAAAGGATGATAGGAACCTCGCAGACATCCATCTGGGCCTTTATGAGACTGTGATTGTGTTTGATCACGTGGAGAAG AAAGCGTACGTGATTCTTTGGGTGAGGACTGACCGATACTCCTCAGCCGAGAGTGCTTACGAGGACGGAACGAAACAATTAAACAAATTAGTGGCCAAATTACAAGATGATAAACA CACGAGACTCGCTCCTGGTGCTGTTGGTTTGAAAACTCGTCAATTTGGTCCACCTTTAAAGGAATCAACCATGACACCTGATGCATACAAGGAGGCAGTCCTTCAGGCAAAAGAACATATTAAAGCAGGAGATATTTTTCAGGTTGTGTTAAGTCAGAGATTTGAACGAAGAACCTTCGCTGATCCATTTGAAGTTTATAGAGCTTTGAGAGTTGTGAATCCAAGTCCATATATGACTTATTTGCAG GCTAGGGGATGTATTCTGGCTGCTTCAAGTCCAGAGATTCTTGCGCGTATAAAGAAT AAGAAGATTGTCAATCGTCCATTAGCTGGGACATGTAAAAGGGGAAACACGCCACAAGAAGATGAAGAGTTATCAGCGAAGCTCTTGAAAGATAAAAAGCAATGTGCAGAACATGTAATGCTGGTTGATTTGGGACGCAATGATGTAGGAAAG GTTGCAAAAAGTGGCTCTGTCAAGGTAGAGAAGCTTATGAATGTTGAAAGATATTCCCATGTCATGCACATAAGCTCGACG GTTACTGGAGAGCTGCAAGACAATTTGACCTGTTGGGACGCTCTCCGTGCTGCATTGCCTGTTGGAACTGTCAGTGGAGCACCAAAG GTGAGGGCCATGCAGTTAATCGATGAATTGGAGGTGGCAAGGCGGGGACCTTATAGTGGAGGATTTGGATACATTTCTTTCTCCGGCGACATGGACATAGCGCTAGCTCTAAGGACAATCATATTTCCAACTGGAACTAGGTACGACACAATGTACTCATACAAGGACCTAAACAAACGCCAGGAGTGGATTGCTTACCTTCAAGCTGGTGCTGGTATCGTGGCCGACAGTGACCCAAATGATGAGCACCAAGAGTGTCAAAACAAAGCTGCTGGTCTTGCTCGCTCTATCGACTTGGCTGAGGCAGCATTTGTTGATAAATAA